Proteins from a single region of Halostella litorea:
- a CDS encoding DUF488 domain-containing protein: MTTSDLLEDTYVAALQHDLVDISPEATLVGVVRRPTGWFRTTINENYPALGPPPDLLDEFKQRHEDFKMQGMCDEGAHNAAWDEVGFEDRYRTHLTEAADAQEAAGELTNRLRDGEHLVFVCFENTDQKRCHRTLLKEHITEQL, from the coding sequence GTGACCACCTCTGACCTCCTCGAGGACACGTACGTCGCAGCGCTACAGCATGATCTCGTAGACATCTCCCCGGAGGCTACGCTCGTGGGTGTGGTACGACGGCCCACTGGCTGGTTCAGAACGACGATCAACGAGAACTACCCGGCACTCGGTCCACCGCCAGACCTCCTGGACGAGTTCAAACAGCGCCACGAGGATTTCAAAATGCAGGGGATGTGTGACGAAGGCGCCCATAATGCTGCCTGGGACGAGGTCGGATTCGAAGACCGGTACCGAACACATCTCACCGAAGCAGCGGATGCTCAGGAGGCAGCCGGTGAACTCACGAACAGGCTTCGTGATGGTGAACACCTCGTCTTCGTCTGTTTCGAGAACACCGACCAGAAACGCTGTCACCGGACGCTGCTCAAGGAGCATATCACTGAACAGCTATAG
- a CDS encoding DMT family transporter → MSWILLFVAGLFEIAWAIGLEYSDGLSEPIPTAGTVIALIISMVLLAKAIQNLPIGTAYAVWTGIGAVGTATLGIVLFDEPATSARLLFISVIVFGIVGLHFVSGGH, encoded by the coding sequence ATGTCGTGGATCTTGCTCTTTGTAGCTGGCCTGTTCGAGATCGCTTGGGCAATTGGCTTAGAGTATTCTGACGGCCTCTCAGAACCAATCCCGACAGCGGGTACAGTCATCGCGCTCATCATCAGTATGGTATTACTCGCGAAAGCGATACAAAACCTGCCGATCGGGACCGCGTATGCTGTCTGGACGGGGATCGGCGCCGTTGGCACTGCCACGCTCGGCATCGTCTTATTCGACGAACCGGCGACGAGTGCCCGTCTCCTCTTCATCTCCGTGATCGTCTTCGGGATCGTTGGCCTCCACTTCGTCTCTGGAGGCCACTAA
- a CDS encoding nucleoside deaminase encodes MAAPNFDEFDHDAHMRETFELAREATARGDKPFGTVLVRDDTVIMSDSNRESTEDDIRRHPELHLAYRACREYDADERAAMVMYTSTEPCPMCAGGMATAGFGRVAYSVGSDEIAAFTGSEPTVRCAEILDGVSDVVGPLLNEEGRQVHQEYGW; translated from the coding sequence ATGGCAGCTCCCAATTTCGACGAGTTCGACCACGACGCACATATGCGCGAGACCTTCGAGCTAGCGCGCGAGGCTACCGCTCGTGGCGACAAACCGTTCGGCACCGTACTCGTCCGCGACGATACTGTCATCATGAGCGATTCGAATCGCGAGAGTACGGAGGACGATATCCGCCGCCACCCCGAGCTCCATCTCGCGTATCGCGCGTGCCGAGAGTACGACGCCGATGAGCGCGCTGCGATGGTCATGTATACGAGCACCGAACCGTGTCCGATGTGTGCTGGCGGGATGGCGACAGCTGGGTTCGGGCGCGTCGCCTACAGTGTCGGGAGTGATGAAATCGCAGCGTTCACCGGGAGCGAGCCAACAGTTCGGTGCGCGGAAATTCTGGATGGCGTCAGCGATGTGGTCGGACCACTGTTGAACGAAGAAGGTCGTCAGGTCCACCAGGAGTACGGCTGGTAA
- a CDS encoding NADP-dependent oxidoreductase yields the protein MHEFGSPDVLRYEDAPRPDPLDDDVLVRVHAAGVNPVDWRIRQGMQLVSMLPENPFPLILGMDVSGVVEETGASVTEFETGDAVFGVNGFPELGSYAEYSATPAEQLAPKPKSLDHEGAAGVPVVTQTAWQALFEYADCTADQRVLIHGAAGGVGHMAVQLAKWKGADVIATASGYSEDYLRELGVDEFVNYREERFESVIDEVDIVVDTVGGETPARSVDVLRKKGVLVSVVGQPSGALTTNHDIDVQVVSGRSNSPSLLTTISELIDAGEVRPTISAEFPLENTAQAHEVGETEHVQGKLVLSVA from the coding sequence ATGCACGAGTTCGGCTCGCCGGATGTCCTCAGATACGAGGATGCGCCCCGTCCGGATCCGCTTGATGATGACGTGCTCGTTCGGGTTCACGCAGCGGGTGTCAACCCAGTCGACTGGCGGATTCGTCAGGGAATGCAGCTGGTGTCGATGCTGCCCGAGAATCCGTTTCCCCTCATTCTCGGGATGGACGTTTCAGGCGTCGTCGAGGAGACCGGCGCGTCAGTTACCGAATTTGAGACGGGCGATGCAGTGTTCGGTGTCAATGGGTTCCCGGAGTTAGGTTCCTATGCGGAGTATTCGGCCACACCTGCCGAGCAACTAGCCCCGAAGCCCAAATCGCTCGATCACGAGGGGGCAGCTGGCGTGCCGGTCGTCACGCAGACCGCTTGGCAAGCGTTATTCGAGTATGCTGATTGCACGGCCGACCAGCGAGTTCTCATCCACGGTGCAGCAGGTGGTGTCGGACATATGGCCGTCCAGCTGGCGAAATGGAAGGGGGCCGACGTAATCGCCACAGCGTCGGGATACAGCGAAGACTATCTCCGGGAGTTAGGCGTCGATGAGTTCGTGAACTACCGCGAGGAGCGCTTCGAGTCAGTGATTGATGAGGTCGATATCGTGGTAGATACAGTCGGGGGTGAAACCCCAGCACGCTCAGTTGACGTGCTCAGGAAAAAGGGGGTGCTCGTTTCAGTCGTTGGACAACCATCCGGAGCGCTCACCACCAACCACGACATTGATGTACAGGTGGTAAGTGGGCGGTCGAATTCCCCATCGCTCCTAACAACGATTAGCGAACTGATTGACGCCGGAGAAGTGCGCCCCACGATCAGTGCCGAATTCCCACTCGAAAATACAGCTCAGGCACACGAAGTAGGTGAGACAGAACACGTACAAGGGAAACTCGTTCTCAGCGTAGCGTGA
- a CDS encoding MFS transporter — protein sequence MEWIRKLRNSPAAAVIFASTLVAVMGVSLISPVLPAVQEAWNISEAQASLLLSAFTLPGIFLTLPIGLLTDRIGRKPILIPALVVFGLSGGGIIFISDFTLILVLRAIQGAASSAIAMLTVTLLGDLYSGEQRRVLIGTNAAILAVGAAGYPLLGGALATVAWSAPFACFLLALLVAVPGITLLEEPQRDENNTNSSIRAFLTGPTSMTPFVVLYLAIFGIFVILYGAQLTAVPFLLANEYQLSSAGIGLLVGLPAISMGATAMQGDRVLRSLTSFQSIALGFVSYGIGLVIVAVADSIYVVAGALLLFGLGQGLAEPITDTALNERAPDEFRGSIMSIRTSVLRLGTTVGPPLSVGAAALFGYRQTLLVSGAAAFLIGVTWFTVRRQ from the coding sequence ATGGAATGGATACGGAAACTCCGGAATTCGCCAGCAGCGGCCGTGATTTTCGCGAGTACCCTCGTCGCTGTCATGGGTGTCTCACTCATCAGCCCTGTACTCCCAGCGGTCCAGGAGGCATGGAACATTTCGGAGGCACAGGCCAGCCTCTTGCTGTCGGCGTTCACGCTCCCCGGAATCTTTCTCACTCTCCCGATTGGACTGCTAACCGACCGCATCGGTCGAAAACCGATTCTAATCCCGGCGCTCGTTGTCTTCGGACTCAGTGGTGGCGGTATCATCTTCATTTCCGACTTCACCCTGATCTTGGTCCTGCGAGCCATCCAAGGGGCGGCGAGTAGTGCGATTGCGATGCTCACGGTCACGCTCCTCGGCGACCTCTATTCCGGTGAACAACGACGAGTGCTAATTGGGACCAACGCGGCGATTCTCGCGGTGGGTGCTGCTGGCTATCCGTTACTCGGCGGTGCGCTCGCGACAGTCGCTTGGTCGGCGCCCTTCGCGTGTTTTCTCCTCGCGCTGCTCGTCGCTGTACCCGGCATAACCTTGCTCGAGGAGCCACAGCGCGACGAGAACAATACGAATTCGAGTATCCGTGCATTCCTCACCGGGCCCACATCGATGACCCCCTTCGTCGTGCTCTATCTCGCAATCTTCGGTATTTTTGTCATCCTCTATGGTGCGCAGCTCACCGCCGTTCCGTTCCTACTCGCCAACGAATATCAGCTCTCTTCAGCCGGTATCGGCCTTCTCGTGGGATTACCAGCAATTTCAATGGGAGCGACAGCAATGCAAGGTGATCGCGTGCTTCGGTCGCTCACGAGCTTCCAATCGATCGCGCTCGGATTCGTGAGTTACGGGATCGGACTCGTCATTGTCGCCGTCGCGGACTCCATATACGTAGTTGCTGGTGCACTCCTTCTATTCGGACTTGGTCAAGGACTTGCAGAGCCGATTACGGATACGGCACTCAACGAACGAGCACCGGACGAATTCCGCGGGAGCATTATGAGTATTCGGACGAGTGTTCTCAGACTCGGCACGACGGTCGGTCCGCCGCTTAGTGTCGGGGCTGCAGCACTGTTCGGCTATCGTCAAACCCTGTTAGTGTCTGGTGCCGCTGCCTTCTTGATCGGAGTAACGTGGTTTACGGTGAGACGTCAGTGA